The Terriglobales bacterium genome has a window encoding:
- a CDS encoding DUF507 family protein → MRLSRDKLNKLAHSVTDALAAMDEVDFVEDRNTIRLEVRHILEELLNHEAKIDAAARQKIESQKRTILEGSQEWDILYRKYYNEEVKKLGI, encoded by the coding sequence GTGAGACTCAGCCGCGACAAGCTCAACAAGCTGGCCCATAGCGTCACTGACGCCCTGGCCGCCATGGACGAGGTTGACTTCGTCGAGGACCGCAACACCATCCGCCTCGAAGTCCGTCACATTCTGGAAGAACTGCTCAACCACGAAGCTAAAATTGACGCCGCCGCCCGCCAGAAAATCGAAAGTCAGAAGCGCACCATCCTCGAAGGCTCTCAGGAGTGGGACATCCTCTACCGCAAGTACTACAACGAGGAAGTCAAGAAACTGGGAATCTGA
- a CDS encoding DUF507 family protein produces the protein MVLSKEYVSYLARELTKKLIAGQFVETDKLPAVTDKVHAAMLEELGLEDRINDEVRIILDTYADEMRKTGANYQEMFKKVKGELVRKYKAVL, from the coding sequence ATGGTGCTTTCGAAAGAATATGTGAGCTATCTGGCTCGCGAACTCACAAAGAAGCTCATTGCCGGGCAGTTTGTCGAAACCGATAAGCTCCCCGCCGTCACCGATAAGGTCCATGCCGCCATGCTCGAGGAGCTTGGCCTGGAGGACCGCATCAATGATGAGGTCCGCATCATCCTCGATACTTACGCTGACGAAATGCGCAAGACCGGCGCCAACTACCAGGAAATGTTCAAGAAGGTTAAAGGCGAGCTCGTGCGCAAATATAAGGCGGTGCTGTGA